The following proteins are encoded in a genomic region of Alnus glutinosa chromosome 8, dhAlnGlut1.1, whole genome shotgun sequence:
- the LOC133874549 gene encoding uncharacterized protein LOC133874549: MVWKEEYLDVVLVPSGLLIMLAYHLFLLYRCRKFPETTVIGYENHYRKAWIERILQVEVKERSPCLTVISSTISAATFFASTSLALSSLIGAWVGSTSNNVIESSLIYGNKSPSIISVKYISLLFFFLVAYASFLQCIRSLVHANFLISMPYSDIPAKYAQKAMIRGGAFWSVGLRAIYFAATLLLWIFGPIPMFVSSVTMVVILNMLDTNSTPLHQFQPAKSPNMLTKIVS, encoded by the exons atggttTGGAAGGAGGAATACTTGGATGTAGTCTTGGTCCCAAGTGGGTTATTGATCATGCTGGCCTACCATCTCTTCCTTCTCTACAGATGCCGAAAATTTCCTGAGACAACAGTCATTGGCTATGAGAACCACTACAGAAAAGCTTGGATTGAGAGAATCTTGCAG GTTGAAGTAAAGGAAAGAAGCCCTTGTCTAACAGTGATATCCAGCACCATATCAGCGGCAACTTTCTTTGCCTCAACCTCTCTGGCTTTAAGCTCTCTAATTGGAGCCTGGGTGGGGAGCACTTCAAATAACGTGATTGAGAGTAGTCTCATATATGGGAACAAAAGTCCGTCCATCATTTCCGTCAAATATATCagccttctcttcttcttcttagttgctTATGCTTCTTTTCTCCAATGTATAAGGAGCTTAGTCCATGCCAATTTCCTAATCAGTATGCCATACAGCGATATCCCGGCGAAGTATGCGCAGAAGGCAATGATAAGGGGTGGTGCTTTCTGGTCCGTCGGTTTACGAGCAATCTACTTTGCCGCCACATTGCTGCTGTGGATATTTGGTCCAATACCCATGTTTGTTTCTTCAGTGACTATGGTGGTGATCTTGAACATGCTTGATACAAATTCGACTCCGTTGCATCAGTTCCAACCGGCCAAGAGCCCTAATATGCTAACTAAGATTGTGTCATGA
- the LOC133874548 gene encoding uncharacterized protein LOC133874548, translated as MLHSLSHHFLSPNIPVALSHLHNSSVFSSSLIYFPYRPTTLRHVLAVPRARPETWLAQVPEPTTSAPAPGEGPIELPPSTPSIFATTDDPSPIQVATSVLLTGAISVFLFRAVRRRAKRAKELKFRSSGVKKSLKEEAVDTLRAMGSAPVEANSTPSPVQAFLGGVAAGVIALILYKFTTTIEAALNRQTISDNFSVSQITITIRTIVNGLCYLATFIFGINSVGLFLYSGQLAIDSLMEGSTNGENKSKGDDQQLGSPNSTAESATDSNEVSSSKADQSSNDAQ; from the exons ATGTTGCACTCTCTCTCCCACCACTTTCTCAGTCCCAACATCCCTGTTGCTCTCTCTCACCTCCACAACTCCTCTGTTTTCTCATCCTCTCTTATCTACTTCCCTTACAGACCAACAACTCTCCGCCATGTCTTAGCCGTCCCTCGAGCCAGGCCCGAGACATGGCTCGCGCAGGTTCCCGAACCCACCACCTCCGCCCCTGCGCCGGGGGAGGGTCCCATCGAGCTCCCGCCATCTACTCCTTCCATTTTTGCCACCACAGACGACCCTTCTCCTATCCAAGTCGCCACCAGCGTTCTCCTCACCGGTGCCATCTCTGTCTTCCTCTTCCGAGCTGTACGCCGCCGCGCCAAGCGTGCCAAAGAACTG AAATTTAGGTCTTCAGGAGTGAAGAAGTCATTGAAGGAGGAGGCAGTCGATACCTTGAGAGCAATGGGGTCAGCTCCTGTTGAAGCTAACTCTACGCCTTCGCCGGTTCAGGCATTCTTGGGTGGAGTAGCAGCAGGTGTTATTGCGCTTATTCTTTACAAGTTCACTACTACTATTGAGGCAGCTCTCAATCGCCAGACAATTTCAGATAATTTCTCG GTCAGCCAGATAACCATAACCATAAG GACTATTGTAAATGGTTTGTGCTACCTTGCAACATTTATTTTTGGAATCAACTCTGTCGGTCTATTCCTTTATTCTGGTCAGCTTGCCATCGACTCCTTGATGGAAGGTTCTACAAATGgagaaaataaaagcaaaggtGATGATCAGCAGTTAGGCTCACCAAATTCAACGGCTGAGAGTGCTACAGATAGCAATGAAGTAAGCAGCAGCAAGGCGGATCAAAGTTCAAATGATGCACAATAA